The Mycolicibacterium flavescens genome has a segment encoding these proteins:
- the ylxH_1 gene encoding chromosome partitioning ATPase, whose protein sequence is MSADYDRLFHSAGDAVQTADDDAVDRDTTSAATRPPAPVPSGHVPVEMTGPTVSVGQTKQAPPPQQNEITTQMPAARSTPPPPQPNSMMRVPMSGGPAGARFEQPRSAPAPAPRPAPAPAPSQHFAESEKNGALASAPPAQTSAATIGNHRAIDALSHVGVKSAVKMPSQRGWRHVLYMLTRINLGLSPDELYEMELHTRIRRNARDSYQIGVFGLKGGVGKTAVTVALGSAMSKVRGDRILAVDADPDGGNLADRAGRQSAATIADLLADKELQRYNDIRAYTSMNGANLEVLSSEEYSGARREFNDEDWKGVTNIVSRYYNLVLADCGAGLFQPAARGVLSTVSGLVIVASASIDGARQAAMTMDWLRQNGYQDLLSRSCVVINHIVSGKPNIDVEDLVAQFERHVPPGRVIVLPYDKHIAAGTEIQLDLLGKTFRRRIVELAAALSDDFDRLERR, encoded by the coding sequence ATGTCGGCAGACTATGACCGGCTTTTCCACTCCGCGGGAGACGCTGTCCAAACAGCCGACGACGACGCAGTGGATCGCGACACCACCAGTGCGGCCACGCGCCCGCCCGCACCCGTGCCCAGTGGCCACGTCCCTGTCGAGATGACGGGGCCGACGGTGTCGGTCGGACAGACCAAACAGGCGCCGCCGCCGCAGCAGAACGAGATCACCACGCAGATGCCGGCCGCGCGGTCGACACCACCGCCGCCGCAACCGAATTCGATGATGCGCGTGCCGATGAGCGGCGGACCGGCCGGCGCACGGTTCGAGCAGCCACGCTCGGCGCCCGCACCGGCGCCGCGGCCTGCGCCCGCACCCGCGCCGAGCCAGCACTTCGCCGAATCGGAGAAGAACGGCGCCCTCGCCAGTGCCCCGCCCGCGCAGACGTCGGCGGCCACCATCGGCAATCACCGCGCGATCGACGCGCTGTCGCATGTCGGGGTGAAGTCGGCGGTGAAGATGCCCTCGCAGCGGGGCTGGCGCCACGTGCTCTACATGCTGACGCGGATCAACCTGGGCTTGTCACCCGACGAGCTCTACGAGATGGAACTGCACACCCGGATTCGCCGGAACGCCAGGGACTCCTACCAGATCGGTGTGTTCGGGCTCAAGGGCGGTGTCGGCAAGACCGCCGTGACCGTCGCGCTCGGTTCGGCGATGAGCAAGGTGCGCGGCGACCGAATCCTGGCCGTCGACGCGGATCCCGACGGCGGCAACCTCGCCGACCGGGCCGGCCGCCAGTCCGCGGCCACCATCGCCGATCTGCTCGCCGACAAAGAACTGCAGCGCTACAACGACATCCGCGCCTACACGAGCATGAACGGCGCGAACCTCGAGGTACTTTCGAGCGAGGAGTACAGCGGAGCCCGGCGCGAGTTCAACGACGAGGACTGGAAGGGCGTGACGAACATCGTGTCGCGCTACTACAACCTCGTGCTCGCCGACTGCGGAGCCGGACTGTTCCAGCCCGCCGCCCGCGGTGTGCTGTCGACCGTCTCGGGCCTGGTCATCGTGGCGAGCGCGTCGATCGACGGTGCCCGGCAGGCCGCGATGACCATGGACTGGTTGCGGCAGAACGGATATCAGGATCTGCTCAGCCGCTCGTGCGTGGTGATCAACCACATCGTGTCCGGCAAGCCGAACATCGACGTCGAAGATCTCGTCGCGCAGTTCGAGCGCCACGTACCGCCGGGGCGGGTCATCGTGCTGCCGTACGACAAGCACATCGCAGCGGGCACCGAGATCCAGCTGGATCTGCTGGGCAAGACGTTCCGGCGCCGGATCGTCGAGCTGGCCGCCGCCCTGTCCGACGACTTCGACAGGCTCGAACGCCGGTGA
- the eccD1 gene encoding type VII secretion integral membrane protein EccD, translating into MTDLVLPAAAPIETYIDETVSVLAELLEDTPKDVLAGFDFKAQGVWAFARPGAPPLRFSESLDEAGVVDGSLLTLVSVSRTERYRPLVEDVIDAIAVLDESPEFDRSALNRFVGVAIPLVSVVVTAMAMLAWSRAGHDWWWAVALGVLGLGLLGGSAVANNRYRNVDLAESLLTAALPTLAGAVALAVPLPRGVDSLGAPQIAGASAVVLLLTLATRGGPRRRAELASFLAIASIAATAAAVAFGYGWQHWVPTGAIAFGLIVVTNAAKLTVAVARIALPPIPAPGETVSNDELLDPVATSHSEEESPTWQAIIASVPESATRLHERSQLARRLLIGFVTAGALVLSVGAIAVLTQGHFFVHSMSVAGLTAVICGFRSRLYAERWCAWALLTATVAIPTGVMVRLCLWYPDRAGLVLAIYALAGIVALTAVGATASLRRISPVTKRILELLDGAAIAAVIPMLLWIAGVYDLLRNLRF; encoded by the coding sequence ATGACCGATCTGGTCTTGCCTGCGGCGGCGCCGATCGAAACCTACATCGACGAGACCGTCTCGGTGTTGGCCGAGCTTCTCGAGGACACACCCAAGGATGTATTGGCGGGGTTCGACTTCAAGGCACAGGGCGTGTGGGCGTTCGCCAGGCCGGGTGCGCCGCCGCTGAGGTTCAGCGAGTCGCTTGACGAGGCGGGGGTCGTCGACGGATCGCTGCTGACGTTGGTCTCGGTCAGCCGCACCGAGCGCTATCGACCGCTCGTCGAGGATGTCATCGACGCGATCGCCGTACTGGACGAGTCGCCGGAGTTCGACCGCTCGGCTCTGAACCGCTTTGTCGGAGTGGCCATTCCGCTGGTATCGGTGGTCGTCACGGCGATGGCGATGCTGGCGTGGTCGCGCGCCGGGCACGACTGGTGGTGGGCGGTCGCTCTCGGAGTGCTGGGGTTGGGTCTGCTCGGCGGTAGCGCGGTGGCCAACAACCGCTACCGGAACGTCGACCTGGCCGAGAGCCTGTTGACGGCGGCGCTGCCGACGCTCGCGGGTGCGGTGGCCCTGGCGGTCCCCCTTCCCCGGGGCGTCGACTCGCTGGGCGCACCGCAGATCGCGGGTGCCTCCGCGGTGGTGTTGTTGTTGACGTTGGCCACACGCGGCGGGCCCCGCCGCAGAGCGGAGCTGGCGTCGTTCCTGGCGATCGCGTCGATCGCGGCGACGGCTGCGGCGGTGGCCTTCGGCTACGGATGGCAGCACTGGGTGCCCACGGGAGCGATTGCGTTCGGTCTGATCGTGGTCACCAATGCCGCCAAACTGACCGTCGCGGTCGCCCGCATCGCGTTGCCGCCGATCCCGGCCCCGGGGGAGACGGTGTCGAACGACGAACTGCTCGATCCCGTCGCGACATCGCACAGCGAGGAGGAGTCGCCGACCTGGCAGGCGATCATCGCCTCTGTTCCGGAGTCGGCGACGCGCCTGCACGAGCGCAGTCAGTTGGCCAGGCGGCTGTTGATCGGATTCGTCACGGCGGGCGCCCTCGTGCTGTCGGTCGGCGCGATCGCGGTCCTGACGCAGGGCCACTTCTTCGTGCACAGCATGAGCGTCGCGGGCCTGACCGCGGTGATCTGTGGATTCCGGTCCCGGTTGTATGCCGAAAGATGGTGTGCCTGGGCGCTGTTGACGGCTACCGTTGCCATCCCGACGGGCGTGATGGTTCGGCTGTGCCTGTGGTATCCGGACAGGGCCGGGTTGGTCCTGGCGATCTACGCGCTCGCGGGCATCGTCGCATTGACCGCCGTCGGTGCCACGGCGAGCCTGCGCCGGATCTCACCGGTGACGAAGCGGATCCTCGAACTGCTCGACGGCGCCGCGATCGCCGCGGTGATCCCGATGCTGCTGTGGATCGCCGGGGTCTACGACCTGCTGCGCAACTTGCGGTTCTAG